A segment of the Exiguobacterium oxidotolerans JCM 12280 genome:
ATTCACTTTATGATGAAGGAGGGACTCACGTCCACTGCGCCTTTTACATTGAAAAAAACCGATTCGAGGACGCTCTGAACGTCTTACGGGAAGCAGATATTGCCGTTAAGATTCGAGAATGGGATGAACAAGAAACTTCAAATGATAAAGAATACTCCGCTTATTTTAAAGATACCGAACAAAACGTGATTGAGCTCTATACAAAAAATATGGACGAGGCGTACGAAGACTTTTCTGGTCCGCCGCAACGCGTCGTACGTGAAGTCGGAAACTAATGAACCGCCACCCCACTCACTTCGCCTGGCTATGCACTAAACGATTTTGAATCATAAGAAGTTGTATAAAAAATGGCCGACGATCCCGTGAGAAGTGGAATCGTCGGCCATTTGATTGTTGAAGGACGGAAACATCCGTCACACGGCTTGATGCTGGTCTGACTTATGCGTCAGACCCGTTCATGGACCTTATTTTAACAAAGAATCCATTTTCGCTTTCGCATCTTGCGCGAGCGTATGATTCGGTTGATATTCAAGAACCGTCTCGAGCTCCGTATAACACGCTTCTTGCTGACCAAGAAATGCAAGGGCAATCGCATAGTTATAGCGTGCGTCCGTGTGCGTTTCTTCTAACAACAGGA
Coding sequences within it:
- a CDS encoding VOC family protein codes for the protein MGRLPIAGLCELVLEVEDMERAVDFWHGTLGIPIVEQWAPDDAEPSKEQATQDGVWATWLYIGGNTRLGLWLKRDFTLEERTVKNLPVTKWDSLYDEGGTHVHCAFYIEKNRFEDALNVLREADIAVKIREWDEQETSNDKEYSAYFKDTEQNVIELYTKNMDEAYEDFSGPPQRVVREVGN